From Pandoraea norimbergensis, the proteins below share one genomic window:
- a CDS encoding 2-hydroxycarboxylate transporter family protein, whose translation MEMPSAQLGANPNGQDKPTGRLSALTQFSIGGLPLPMFVAIAVVVVLAAMTNRLPNDMIGGFAVLMLAGAALGELGRRIPVLRVIGGSAILCLFVPSALLGYKLMDDASLKAITTTMKTANLQYLYIACLVAGSILGMNRRVLIQGFLKMFVPLFVGTITAVVAGMLVGLCFGYDPKHTFFYIVVPILGGGIGEGVLPLSIGYSEILGESQAHLVATLVPAALIGNVVAILASGVLNRFGERYTKYSGDGMLVRTGDDLELLKLQKEDTSLDLRLMGAGLLLGCTLYILGSLLAPVTGIPGPVLMIVAAAVLKVCKAIPASMESGAYQMYKFMSTNLTFAILVGLGTLFVSWDKLVAAFTPAYFVIVTVTVLAMIASGFFVGLWLKMYPVEAAIVTACHSGLGGTGDVAILSSSNRMGLMPFAQISTRIGGAAMIVVATILMKFLH comes from the coding sequence ATGGAGATGCCATCCGCGCAACTTGGCGCGAACCCGAACGGACAAGACAAGCCCACGGGCCGTCTGTCTGCGTTGACCCAATTTTCGATTGGCGGTCTGCCGCTGCCGATGTTCGTGGCGATTGCTGTGGTCGTGGTGCTGGCTGCCATGACCAACCGTTTGCCGAACGACATGATCGGCGGCTTTGCCGTGCTGATGCTGGCGGGTGCCGCGCTCGGCGAACTTGGCCGGCGTATTCCCGTGCTGCGCGTGATTGGCGGTTCGGCGATTCTGTGTCTGTTCGTGCCGTCGGCGTTGTTGGGCTACAAGCTGATGGATGACGCGTCGCTGAAGGCCATCACGACGACGATGAAGACGGCGAACCTGCAATACCTCTACATCGCGTGTCTGGTGGCGGGCAGCATTCTCGGCATGAATCGCCGGGTGCTGATTCAGGGCTTCCTGAAGATGTTCGTGCCGTTGTTCGTGGGCACGATCACGGCGGTGGTCGCCGGCATGCTGGTAGGGCTTTGCTTCGGCTATGACCCCAAGCACACGTTCTTCTACATCGTCGTGCCGATTCTCGGCGGTGGCATTGGCGAAGGCGTGCTGCCGCTGTCCATCGGGTATTCGGAGATTCTCGGCGAGTCGCAGGCGCATCTGGTCGCCACGCTGGTACCGGCGGCGCTGATCGGCAACGTGGTGGCGATTCTCGCCAGCGGCGTGCTGAACCGGTTTGGCGAGCGATACACGAAATACAGTGGCGACGGCATGCTGGTGCGCACGGGCGACGATCTTGAGTTGCTCAAGCTGCAAAAGGAAGACACGTCGCTCGATCTTCGCCTGATGGGCGCGGGGTTGCTGCTGGGCTGCACGCTGTACATTCTCGGCTCGCTGCTCGCGCCGGTGACGGGCATTCCGGGGCCGGTGCTGATGATCGTGGCGGCCGCAGTGCTCAAGGTCTGCAAGGCGATTCCGGCATCGATGGAGAGCGGCGCGTATCAGATGTACAAGTTCATGTCGACGAACCTGACGTTTGCGATTTTGGTCGGTCTGGGCACGCTGTTCGTTTCTTGGGACAAGCTGGTGGCCGCCTTCACACCGGCGTACTTCGTGATCGTGACGGTGACGGTGCTGGCGATGATCGCGTCGGGCTTTTTCGTCGGCCTGTGGCTCAAGATGTATCCGGTCGAAGCGGCGATCGTTACGGCTTGCCATAGCGGTCTGGGCGGCACGGGGGACGTGGCGATCCTGTCGTCGTCGAACCGTATGGGGCTGATGCCGTTCGCCCAGATTTCTACACGCATCGGCGGGGCGGCGATGATCGTGGTGGCGACGATTCTGATGAA
- the leuD gene encoding 3-isopropylmalate dehydratase small subunit: protein MASHDLLSGIAAPLPLENLDTDQIMPKQFLLGIDKAGLARGVLYDLRMTPQGEPRPDFVLNRPEYRGARILIAGANFGCGSSREHAVWGLMQAGIDAVIAPSFGEIFYFNAQNNRLLLVTLPPADVARLNAIVSDPRHSLLTIDVQQQCVLTATGERFGFEMPARQKRMFVEGLDMIGMTLAERASIDAFEARHQARHPWMSIDLPAQQRAAASK from the coding sequence ATGGCCAGTCATGACCTGTTGAGTGGCATTGCGGCGCCGCTGCCGCTGGAAAACCTCGATACCGATCAGATCATGCCGAAGCAGTTTCTGCTCGGTATCGACAAGGCGGGGCTGGCGCGCGGCGTGCTCTACGACCTGCGCATGACGCCGCAGGGCGAGCCGCGACCGGACTTCGTGCTGAATCGGCCTGAGTATCGCGGCGCGCGCATCCTGATCGCCGGAGCGAACTTCGGCTGCGGATCGAGCCGCGAGCACGCGGTGTGGGGGCTGATGCAGGCAGGTATCGACGCGGTGATCGCGCCGAGTTTCGGCGAGATTTTCTACTTCAATGCGCAGAACAACCGGCTGTTGCTCGTGACGTTACCGCCTGCCGATGTGGCACGGCTCAATGCCATCGTGAGCGACCCGCGTCACAGCCTGCTCACGATTGACGTGCAGCAGCAATGTGTACTCACGGCCACCGGCGAGCGTTTCGGTTTCGAGATGCCGGCGCGGCAGAAACGCATGTTCGTCGAAGGGCTCGACATGATCGGCATGACGCTCGCGGAGCGTGCGTCCATCGATGCCTTCGAGGCGCGTCATCAGGCGCGTCATCCGTGGATGTCGATCGATTTGCCGGCGCAGCAACGCGCGGCGGCATCGAAGTAA
- the leuC gene encoding 3-isopropylmalate dehydratase large subunit produces the protein MGQTMYRKIVDAHTVFPIDAQHVALYADLHIMNEYTSPQAFAGLAEKQLPVRCPQKQMGVVDHVIPTHPVATSRRTIAIEAASHQAANFTRNCEKHGIHLFDVQDREQGIEHVVAPEIGLIRPGMVVLCGDSHTTTYGALGALGFGIGTSEVEHVLATQTLVYRVAQDMRIRVDGQLPGGTTAKDLVLHIIARIGAQGARGYVVEYCGEAIGALSAEARMTLCNMTVEAGARGALIAPDDITVRYVAPRIRDMDADALASAEQAWRELRSDDDAAFDVEHVFDAAHVAPFVTWGTSPDQAIAIGECIPALSADAQMQASATKALAYMGLTAGQPIDGVAIDHVFIGSCTNARIEDLREVASVVRGRKVASSVRAMVVPGSGRVRDQAEAEGIAQVLLDAGFEWRQPGCSMCLAMNDDVLAPGQRCASTTNRNFEGRQGRGARTHLMSPAMAAAAALAGRIVDVRKEFGYGQS, from the coding sequence ATGGGGCAAACGATGTATCGCAAGATCGTGGATGCTCACACGGTCTTCCCGATCGATGCGCAGCACGTCGCGCTGTATGCCGACCTGCACATCATGAACGAGTACACCAGCCCGCAAGCGTTTGCCGGGCTGGCCGAGAAGCAACTGCCCGTGCGCTGCCCACAGAAGCAGATGGGCGTAGTTGATCACGTGATTCCCACGCATCCGGTCGCCACGTCGCGCCGTACGATCGCCATCGAAGCGGCGTCGCATCAGGCCGCGAATTTCACACGCAATTGCGAGAAACACGGCATTCATCTGTTCGACGTGCAGGATCGCGAGCAGGGCATCGAGCACGTGGTGGCGCCTGAGATCGGGTTGATTCGCCCGGGCATGGTGGTGCTGTGCGGTGATAGTCACACGACGACTTACGGCGCTTTGGGTGCGCTGGGGTTCGGCATCGGCACGTCGGAAGTGGAGCACGTGCTCGCGACGCAGACGCTGGTCTACCGCGTGGCGCAGGACATGCGCATTCGCGTGGACGGTCAACTGCCGGGCGGCACGACGGCGAAGGATCTGGTGCTGCACATCATCGCGCGCATCGGTGCACAGGGCGCGCGGGGCTACGTCGTGGAGTACTGCGGCGAGGCCATCGGCGCGCTGAGCGCCGAGGCACGCATGACGTTGTGCAACATGACCGTGGAAGCGGGCGCGCGCGGTGCGCTCATTGCGCCGGACGACATCACGGTGCGCTACGTCGCACCGCGTATTCGCGACATGGATGCCGACGCGCTGGCATCGGCCGAGCAGGCGTGGCGGGAACTGCGTTCTGACGACGATGCCGCGTTCGACGTCGAGCACGTTTTCGATGCCGCGCACGTGGCGCCGTTCGTGACGTGGGGCACCAGCCCCGATCAGGCGATTGCGATTGGCGAGTGCATTCCGGCGTTGTCTGCCGATGCGCAGATGCAGGCCAGTGCCACGAAGGCGCTCGCCTATATGGGGCTGACGGCGGGGCAGCCGATCGACGGCGTGGCGATCGACCACGTGTTCATCGGGTCGTGCACCAACGCACGTATCGAAGACTTGCGCGAAGTGGCATCGGTCGTTCGCGGGCGCAAGGTGGCGTCCTCGGTACGGGCGATGGTGGTGCCGGGCTCCGGACGCGTGCGTGATCAGGCGGAAGCGGAAGGCATCGCGCAGGTGCTGCTCGACGCGGGTTTCGAGTGGCGGCAACCGGGCTGTTCGATGTGTCTCGCGATGAACGACGACGTGCTGGCCCCCGGGCAGCGCTGCGCGTCCACGACCAATCGCAACTTCGAGGGCCGTCAGGGGCGCGGTGCCCGCACCCATCTGATGAGCCCTGCCATGGCCGCTGCCGCTGCGCTGGCCGGGCGAATCGTCGACGTACGCAAGGAGTTTGGCTATGGCCAGTCATGA
- a CDS encoding LysR family transcriptional regulator, protein MNAIADLEFFVRLVRHGSLSSLARDLGVTPPAVSARLALLEKRLGVRLLNRTTRRITMTEEGERYLRAGSSLLEEVQELERMVSSSRNVPQGLLKVNATFGFGRRHIVPALSAFRQRYPDVEVQLELTDRPMNLAESAFDVGIRLGELPDSRLVAKRLAHNERFVCASPSYLNGRTLPRTPEDLRQHLCIVLRENDTAYGTWHFNKGKRQQPVKVHGAMSSNDGEATLKWALDGHGVLMRSAWEVQSFIDAGRLVRLLPDWHLPPADVYAVYPERLNLSAKVRVFVDFLEGHMRDAGHWGSYPASV, encoded by the coding sequence ATGAACGCGATCGCCGATCTGGAATTCTTCGTGCGGCTGGTACGCCACGGCAGCCTGTCGTCGCTGGCCCGCGATCTCGGCGTGACCCCGCCCGCCGTCAGCGCCCGCTTGGCGTTGCTGGAGAAACGGCTCGGCGTGCGGCTGCTCAACCGCACCACGCGCCGTATCACGATGACCGAGGAAGGCGAGCGCTACCTGCGCGCAGGCTCATCGCTGCTCGAAGAAGTGCAGGAACTGGAGCGCATGGTGTCGAGCAGCCGCAACGTGCCGCAGGGGTTGCTCAAGGTGAATGCCACGTTCGGCTTCGGGCGGCGGCACATCGTGCCGGCGCTCTCGGCGTTTCGGCAGCGCTATCCCGACGTGGAAGTGCAGTTGGAACTGACCGACCGGCCGATGAACCTCGCGGAGTCGGCTTTCGATGTGGGCATTCGACTGGGCGAATTACCCGACTCCCGCCTCGTGGCGAAACGGCTGGCCCATAACGAGCGCTTTGTCTGCGCGTCGCCAAGCTATCTGAACGGACGCACCCTGCCGCGCACGCCGGAAGATTTGCGCCAGCATCTTTGCATCGTGCTGCGCGAGAACGACACGGCCTACGGCACGTGGCATTTCAACAAGGGCAAGCGTCAGCAACCCGTGAAGGTGCACGGTGCGATGAGCAGCAACGACGGGGAAGCCACGCTGAAATGGGCACTCGACGGGCACGGCGTGCTCATGCGCTCGGCATGGGAGGTGCAATCGTTCATCGACGCAGGCCGACTCGTGCGGCTGCTGCCCGACTGGCACCTGCCCCCGGCGGACGTCTACGCGGTGTATCCCGAGCGACTGAATCTCTCGGCAAAAGTACGCGTGTTCGTCGACTTTCTGGAAGGACATATGCGGGATGCCGGCCACTGGGGCAGCTATCCGGCATCGGTGTGA
- a CDS encoding sulfite reductase subunit alpha, whose amino-acid sequence MNTVKSAAFHWSTLGLSATSVAGAALAWASHARPLMAGGVLLAYLAGSLAVIGAHRRRSRQSAFEVVSSETPPESTTLVVYASQTGFAELLAVNTTTALRDAGVAVRPISIDALNADALMACRQALFIVSTTGEGDVPDSASGFTRKMMNSAFALPGLRYGVLALGDRSYTEFCAFGHRLTHWLEASGAQALFDTIEVDNGDAGAIRHWQHQLSAMAGGAEIADWEPPSYASWRLQSRVLLNPDSVGAPAFHLSLVPEDGATSLDWQAGDIVEVGPRHSAQFVADWLRDTGFAADAAVQCNGESMTLAQALASRMPASDASDAMVAHTPQALVDTLVPLPHREYSLASLPADGRLELLVRQTRYADSAQPDGVRLGLASGWLTKHAAIDTRIAMRVRTNRAFHPPADDVPLILIGNGTGLAGLRAHLKSRAARGARRNWLLFGERNARHDAFFADEITQWQRDGVIERVDFAWSRDAGDVRYVQDALRHAAPDIRAWVDAGAAIYVCGSLQGMAPAVHAALVEILGASGHDGNAVLDTLTEAGRYRRDVY is encoded by the coding sequence ATGAATACCGTCAAGTCTGCCGCGTTCCACTGGTCCACATTGGGGTTGAGCGCAACGTCCGTGGCGGGTGCCGCGCTGGCGTGGGCGAGTCACGCGCGTCCGTTGATGGCAGGGGGCGTGCTGCTCGCCTATCTTGCGGGAAGCCTCGCCGTGATCGGCGCGCATCGACGGCGCTCGCGTCAATCCGCGTTTGAAGTCGTGAGTTCAGAGACCCCGCCGGAATCGACCACGCTTGTCGTCTATGCAAGCCAGACCGGTTTCGCTGAACTCCTCGCGGTGAATACGACCACGGCTTTGCGCGATGCGGGTGTCGCCGTGCGTCCGATCTCGATCGATGCACTGAACGCCGACGCATTGATGGCGTGCAGGCAAGCGCTTTTCATTGTGAGCACGACGGGCGAGGGCGATGTGCCGGACAGCGCGTCCGGGTTCACACGCAAGATGATGAACAGTGCGTTTGCACTGCCCGGCCTGCGCTACGGCGTACTGGCGCTGGGCGACCGCAGTTATACGGAATTCTGTGCCTTCGGGCATCGGTTGACCCATTGGCTGGAGGCGAGCGGCGCACAGGCGCTGTTCGACACCATCGAGGTCGACAACGGCGACGCCGGTGCCATTCGTCACTGGCAGCACCAGCTGTCGGCCATGGCGGGCGGCGCAGAGATTGCCGATTGGGAACCGCCGAGTTACGCGTCATGGCGTCTGCAATCACGCGTGCTGCTCAATCCGGATAGCGTTGGCGCACCGGCGTTTCATCTATCACTCGTGCCGGAAGACGGTGCCACTTCGCTCGACTGGCAGGCGGGCGATATCGTGGAAGTTGGCCCGCGACATTCGGCGCAGTTCGTTGCCGATTGGCTGCGCGATACCGGTTTCGCGGCCGATGCCGCCGTGCAATGCAACGGAGAATCGATGACACTTGCGCAGGCGCTGGCGTCTCGCATGCCAGCTTCTGATGCCAGCGACGCGATGGTCGCACACACGCCGCAGGCACTTGTCGATACGCTCGTGCCGTTGCCGCATCGCGAATATTCGCTCGCGTCGCTGCCTGCTGACGGCCGGTTGGAATTGCTGGTGCGTCAGACCCGCTATGCCGATTCGGCACAGCCTGATGGCGTCCGTCTGGGGCTGGCGTCGGGTTGGCTCACGAAGCACGCCGCCATCGACACGCGCATCGCAATGCGTGTGCGCACCAACCGCGCGTTTCATCCACCCGCTGACGACGTGCCGCTGATTCTGATCGGCAACGGCACGGGGCTGGCCGGTCTGCGCGCGCATCTGAAGTCGCGTGCCGCGCGGGGAGCGCGTCGCAACTGGCTGCTCTTCGGTGAGCGCAATGCGCGTCATGACGCGTTCTTCGCCGACGAAATCACGCAATGGCAGCGCGACGGGGTGATTGAACGTGTGGATTTCGCGTGGTCGCGCGATGCCGGCGACGTGCGCTATGTGCAGGATGCTTTGCGCCACGCTGCGCCGGATATCCGCGCATGGGTCGATGCCGGTGCCGCAATCTATGTCTGCGGCAGCTTGCAGGGCATGGCCCCCGCCGTGCATGCCGCGCTCGTCGAGATCCTTGGGGCGTCTGGCCATGACGGCAACGCAGTATTGGACACCCTCACCGAAGCGGGCCGGTATCGCCGCGACGTCTACTGA